A segment of the Methanobacterium sp. genome:
CAGCCCAGAGGGTTACCAGAGTAGGTGCCACCATGATCTCCTTTTTCAATTTTATCATGAATCTTTTCAGTTATAGCGAATCCTGCAAAAGGAAATCCTCCTGCGATACCTTTGGCCATGGTCAAAATGTCAATTGTAACATTATTTGACATGAACATTGGGCCGGTTCTGCAAAATCCCGTTTGAACTTCATCAACTATCAAAAGAACCTTATGTTCTGCACATAGGTTAGATAAATTTTTAAGATAATCAGGATCAGGTATGTTAACACCACCTTCACCTTGTATTGGTTCAACAATCACCCCAGCAACATCATTTCCAATAACTCGTTCAATTGCAGGGATGTCATTATATGGAACAAATATATGGTTGGGGATTAAGGGGTTGAACCTATCTCTGTGTTTATTTTGGCCGGTTGCAGACACTGTATTAATTGTTCGCCCGTGGAAACTTTTATTCATGGAAATGATATTCAATTTTCCAGTTACTTTTCTGGCAAGCTTTATTGCTGCATCATTTGCTTCAGCCCCACTATTGACAAAAAATACACGGGATAAATTATCAGGAAGTACTTCTTGCATTAGAGATATAAGTTTGGACCGTTCAATGGAATATGTTGCTCCGGAATTAGGATTTTGTATAATTTTTTTACTTTGATCACAAAGAGCCTCGGTAATTACAGGACTGGCATGACCGATACTAGTCACCCCCCACCCTGCTGTTAGGTCTAAATATTTTTTACCATCTTCATCGTAAACATAGACTCCTTTCCCTTTTTCTATTGATATTTTTGTTTTATCTGCAAAAGAAGCATAATGTTTGTCTTCAGTCTGAAAAGTGTTTGTAATTTCCCTCAATATTAATCCTCCATGTTTGTTGACAAAAAAGAGAATATGTTATGAAAAATTTATTTGTGAAAAAATCCCTTTTAGATAATCAACATCACTATTCAAGTTATCACCAGAATAATATTTAAATAACTCTACCAAAAAATAAAAAAAGTTTTAACTCTTTTTCCAGCGATAATTTAGATATCACTTAACTCAGGAAGCCTTTTAATCCTTTTAACCATGTTGGGATGGGTGGATATTAGTTCGGTGATTCTACTGCCTTTCCCAATACTGGTTTTGGTGTTTTTTAATTCTGCTAGCTCTGTTTCACTTATAACTCCATCCATATCACGGTCTATTTGTTTTAATCACTGATTTCATTGGATGCGTCTGAAATATCATTTACAAAGAAGGTTTTAACTCCTTCAACTTCTTTCACTTGTTTTTGATCCATATTTGCAGATCCATAGATCAGTTTATAAAGAGCACTGGCCAGTTCATGGGGTTTACAACCGATCTCCACACTACCCTGATCTGCACAATATTCTCGTACTCTGCTCACGAATAACACCAGCAACTGACCCAGAAGATATCCAATCAATGCAACAACACCTATAATTCCAGCTTCACGGTCACAATCTCCACTAAAAGGGGTGCTGATGAAAATCCAGTAGCAAATCAGTGGCACTACACTAGTAAGGGTCATAACTGCCATATCGTTATGTCGTATATGGCTGATTTCATGTCCCAGAACAGCTTTAATTTCTTCCTCTTCCAAGATATTCAAGATACCTCTGGTCACACATACCCTCCCATCTTTCTTGGTTTTACCAAATGCAAAGGCATTGGGAATGTTAGTTTTGGAAATACCTACTTTAGGTTTGGGAATCCCTGCATTCATGGCTAGTTCATCCACCATGGCGCGGAGATTAGGTGCCTCTTGAAGTGAAACATAGCGCACACCCATGGATTTCTCTACAATTATGGGGCCAACAATGTACTGGACCAACACAACCACCACCGCAAACATGGCAAATAGTAATGTGGTTCCAAAGCCTAGATATGTGCAAATCAATGTTATCATGGCATATAAAATACCAAAAAGTAATGCAGTAGCAAACCAGATCCGCAATGTGAATAAAAACTTTCTCAAATTAAATACACTTTTTTCATATTTTCATGAATAGCGTTAAATAGTAGCAAATAAACCATTAACTACAACTTTCTTATATATTCACGGTTACTAAAAAAACTTGATAGTGGGGATCAATCAAAATTTAATAATGAATTATATGAATAACCTAATGTTTTTTTTTAAACATTAAGTCAATTAATTAACTAGATCATTGATTTATAACAAATAGTTCAAATTATCTAATATCAGATGTTATTTATTAAATATTCTACAAGATTATCTGCCTATTAGAAACTTAAAATTAAATATTTTCAGGAGATTAACATTATGCGGAAAATTGAGATATACAGGGACACTATTCTAATATTTCTACGTGGATTATTAATGGGAACAGCTGACGTGATACCCGGAGTTTCAGGGGGCACTATGGCATTGATCACTGGTATTTACCAAAGGCTGGTCCATGCTATCAGTCAAATAAATGCTAATTTCATTGTCGCGGCTTTGAAAGGGGATTTTGCAAAATCCAAGGAAGAACTCCTAAAATGGGATTTTAACCTTTTCATACCCCTGCTGGCAGGTATTGGTCTTGCAGTTTTAACCATGTCTAAGGTCATGACAGTGATGCTTACTGAGTACACTGCACTCACCTTTGCTTTCTTCTTCGGTCTCATATTGGCATCGGCAGGTTTTGTTTTCAAACATGTCGATGAACTCAATTTCAAGAATGTTATTTTCCTGGTAATCGGGTTGGTTTTTGCAGTAATTTTTGTCGGGTTAAATCCAATACAGACCAATCATACTCTTCCCATCATTTTCCTTTCAGGGATGGTGGCTATTTGTGCAATGATCCTTCCAGGTATTTCAGGAGCATTTTTATTGCTCCTTTTAAATCAATATGAATACATGTTGGCAGCATTGAACCAGCTTAAATTTGCCGAAATTATCACATTTTGTTTAGGTGCGTTGATCGGCATTCTTTCCTTCTCACGTCTACTGGATTATTTGTTAGAACACCACAAATCCATAACCATGGCGTTTTTAGTGGGTTTAATGATCGGAACCCTCCGATTGCCTTATGAAAGAATAATTACAACCATGGACTCTATAGTACCAGTTATTGTAGCCGGAGTGTTTGGTTTTCTTTTGGTAGTCATCCTGGAAAGACAGTTTGAAAAATACCACTTGCAATGGGAGGCTTAAAACCTCTTTAACCATTTTTATTTTAGAAAATTCTTTTTTTTTGGAAATCAAAAAAAACTATTTTATTCATACTTCTTAAAATCACGTGGATTAAATCCATGAGCTATTAAGACTTGTTGATCTACACTTTGAAGAGTTTTTTTTTCAGTTGGAGGTATAGGACTTCCGTTTTTAGCCAAAATAGTTCCATTTTTTTTGTTTGCCGCTAAAAATTTTCCTGCATTTCCATTTATAATAATTTTTCCTTTAATCATATCAATGGCAGTGAAGTCATCAGTATTCCCCTCAATGATAACAGTGCCGCCATTTAAGAGTGCACCAGTATTTTTACCAGCATTTCCTTTTATGAGGACTGTTCCTTTTCGCATTAGTATCCCAGTAGATAGGTCAACATCTCCTTTTTTAACAATTTCTGCTTCAACATCTAAACGGGCGCCTACTGTATCTTTCACCGTCCCATCATTGATTATGATTTTGTGACCAGTAAACTGACAACCAATCAACTCGTTTCCATGCCAACCATTGGTCAAAATGTCAGTTATGCTTTTAAACTGTCTGTAACCTTTAACATCTGATTTAACTTCCACCAAGTTACCCATGGGTTCTTTCACTTTTCCTTTGACATAAATACTTCCTCTAGTAATGCTGATGCCCATACGAGTGTCAACATTTCCTTCAACATAGATATCCCCAACCGGAATGTCTTTTCCTGTTCCTCCAAAGTATTGTAGGTCCACACCCATACTACTTGCCAGGCGGTGTCCGGCATCACCATTAATCCGTATATTTCCCTTATTTTTAAGGTGTTCCACCACTTCACCAAAGGTTAAATCGTTTCCAGGGATTTTCCAGGACGGGTCTAACTTTTCTCCCTTATGTTGCCAGTGGAAGTTGAAGGTAAAGTCACCCAAACAATCTACAGGTTCAGTTACATCTATTTCTAAGAATTTTTGCTCTTTTTTATCATCAGATTTACGGCCAAAGATATTAAACATATATTTAACCCCCTCTTATACTCTTATATCATGATTAATCGGTTGTCACATTTTGACTTTTTCACTAATCAAAAAAAAACCATTTATTCTTATTTTTAACCATCATCTTAGAATCTCATCTTTTTTTGCTATGTTCTGGCCCAAGCATGGGGATATGAGAAATGATACTACGATGTTATACTTTTACAAATGATATTTGGGATTTTCAATAATTCAATATTTGTCATGTTTTTGATATCTTTCACGTTCCAAGTTAGTTGGTTTGAATAATAATTATTATAGTGGAGAGATTATAACTATTTAGAGAATAAAATAATTTATAATAATTGGTTTTAAAAGGTTCTTGTAGTAAAATTTTTTAGTTTAATGGATTTGGTTGCATTAACATGACAGAAAAACAAGATGTTTTGAAATTCCTCAAAAAAAATGGTGTTGAAACTAGATTTGTCAGCATACTTGGGAAGAAAGTTTATGTAAATAATCTTAAGTTATCCCGATTTTCTCGTAAAAAGGAGGAATTATTCCTGGCTAACTATCCTCACTATGATGTGAGGCGTTCTAAGGTGTTTCAGAGAATTTGTACTCGTGCTTCTAGAGTGCTAAAATATGCATTGACTCCTGGTGATATAATATTAATTCCTAGCCCGGTGAATTGTGTTAATAAAACCATGCAAATTGTCTTGGAACCTTACAGCCGTAAGTATGGCGTGGAGTTTATGATTATCCCTGAATTAGACTTCAAAGACATAAAAATGTGTGATGATGTCAAAAAAGAATTTAACATTGATGCAGTTGCCTTACCCCTTACTATGGATGGGGAGGTGGAAAATATTCTGGACCTCATGATTCAAGGAGAGAAATTAGAGCTTTTAAGTTCTCAAAGTTTATATGATGGCGTTAAAATTATTTATCCATTAAAAAGTGTTCCAATGTCATGGATAGAGTCTTGGGTTGATATTGAAGGGTTGAAATTTGTTTTCAAGGAGGAAAAAAAGCTTCCTCGAGAGATGTTAGAGTTTTTAGAGGGTTTTATTCCAGATGTAAGGGAGAAAATGATGCGTTCGGCTGTTTATCTTATGGGGATTCCTAAATAAAAAACCAAAAAAACATAAAAAATTAAAGATAGAAATTAGCAAAGTACATTTATTGGAAATAGTTCATTATCATAACACTTGGAGGATGAAAGGTGCCTAAGAATATTAAGGACATTTTAATTGAAATGAAGAATATGTCCGAATTGATGGTTGATTTAGCGTATTCTGCACTACTTTTTAACAGTAAAGATGCTGCAGAAGAAGTTATAAAACTTGAAAACAAAGTTAATAGACTTAATTATCAAATTAAAAAGGAGTCACTCCTTGCTGCGAGGACTGTTGAGGATGCAGAAAAATTAACCGCTCTTCTTGAAGTGGGGGAAGCTACAGAAACCATAGCAGATTCAGCAAAAGATATAGCCGACTTGGTTTTAAAAGGCATAAAGCCTCATCCTGTATTTAAAATGGTTATGGAAGAATCAGACGAGGTTATAACTCGAATTAAAATACTTGAAGGTTCTGAATTGTCTGATAAATCGTTAGGTGAACTTTTACTTGCTACTAGGACTGGGATGACAGTTATTGCAATAAGGAGAAATGAGTCCTGGATTTATGGTCCAGACAAAAACACAATACTTTCAACAGATGATTCACTAATTGTTAAAGGAAACGTAACTGGCGGATCTCTACTCCTACAACTTGCCAATGGTGAAACCAAACTAGAAGATCTCGAATATGAAGAGTTCACTGAAGATTAGAAGTGTTTTTTTTTAAAATTCCTTACTTTTACTATTTTTTTTGATGATTTTTTGACAATAGTCCACTGATAATATTTTTGAAATTTCTAAATCCCGAGTGTAAATTTAGAAAAATACTAACTTTTATCAAAATTATTGGTAATATTCCCAAACTTTTATATAATATGTGGATATATCTATTTTTTGTATTAATGAAAAGGTGTTGGGTAAAAAATGGATGATGTAGATCTAGCTATACTCCGTTGTTTAATAAAAAACTCCAGGATCACAATATCTCAAATGTCAAAGGAAATTGACATTCCTGATGCAACAATATCCAACCGGCTAAAAAAATTGGAAAAAAACATAATAAAACGTTACACTTTGATACCTGACTGGCAGAAAATTGGTCTGGAGATAACTTCTATTATCATTATCCAGACTGAATCTGAAAAGCACGAATTAGTTAAAGAGGAACTTTCAAGGCTTAAAAAAGTATCAGAAGTATACAGTGTATCAGGGGAGTATGACATCCTAATTAAAGTTTGGGTAAAGAGTATTGACGACTTAAATCAACTGATTAATTCAAAAATCCGTTCAATTGATGGTGTTGAAGATTTAACTGAAATGATAGTGATGGAACGAGTTAAAGAAGATATTCCTATACTTTAATGGGCACATGAGATAGGAACCTATATAATTAAATCATTCATCGAATAAATTGATTAGGATGTTTATTATAACAGCCCATACCGTAATTTTCGGGTGGTTAGGTGAAATGGACTGGGAGACTGTTGAAGAAGATTGGCGATTTAATACATATCATTCTAAATTGGATGGTAAAATTAGCAGTCCTAATTTCAAAAAGGTCTTTAAACATTTTCCAGATCCCGTTCATCATAAGCGGTACTATTACGAACTTTTTTAAAGAAGTATCACGAGTGTTAGGTGAAACGTTCACAGCTCTTTTTATATGTGCTATAGGGGATTTAATAGCAGGTATATTGCTAAGTGGAATGACTCACACTCTTGAAATGCTTCCCGGGCTTTTAGTTTTAATTCCCGGAGCTATTGGGATGAGAGGAAATATATTTGGCGCATTAGGGTCTAGATTGGGTTCGAACCTCCACATAGGTATTTTATCTCCTGAACTAAAAAAATCGCCTGTTTTAAACCAAAATATTATTTCAGCAATGGTTTTGACTGTAATAATGTCTATTTTCCTTGCATTTACGGCTAAGGGATTTTGTATCCTGTTGGGTTTTCAAAGTATTAGTATCATGGACTTCACAGTAATTTCTGTACTGGGAGGAATTTTTTCAGGTGCAGTGCTTCTACCAGCAACCCTCCTAATATCCATTAAAAGTTATGAAAACGGATGGGATCCAGATAATGTAACAACACCATTAATAGCAGCTTCTGGAGACCTTTTTACAATTCCATCCATTCTTTTAGCTGTGCAAATATTATTATGGGTAAGGAACGGATATGTGGAAACAATATTGTTTGTAATATTCCTCATAATGGGTATAATGGGCTTTATTTATGGAATAAAAAGGGGAAGTCAACTTAAAAAGATTATAATGCACAGTACTCCTACACTGTTTCTATCATCACTTTTTGGAACTACTGCGGGTACCATCTTAAACAGCAGCTTTTCAACTATTTTAAGTAATCCCAGTATTTTGGCATTGGTGCCATTATTCTCCGGTGAGAGTGGAGACTTGGTTAGTATTTTAGGGGCCCGGTTATCTTCAGGATTACACATAGGATCCATAGAATCTTCTTTAAGACCAACTGGAGAAGTATTAAGAAACTTTGTTATAATCGTCATTTTGGCTGTAATCATATATCCCTTAATCGGATTTTTGTCGTACTTCGGATCATTAGCTATTGGTGTGGAGTCAGTGGGGCTTAGTAAAATGGTTTTCATCAGCACCGCTGCCGGATTAATGCTCACACCTTTAATGCTACTAATTGCATTCTATCTGAATACTATTTCCTACAAAAAAGGTCTTGACCCCGACAACATTGTTATACCACTATCCACCAGCATAACCGACCCAGTGGCTAACACATTCCTAGTGCTGATGGTAATGTTTACACTAGGATTAACTCTTTAATCACAACATACTGCCCACAAAAACTATTGAGTTGTCACCAAAAACTACTTATTTGGAGATTAGTCTCTCTAAACTTTTTTTTCATAATTTTAAAT
Coding sequences within it:
- a CDS encoding aminotransferase class III-fold pyridoxal phosphate-dependent enzyme encodes the protein MREITNTFQTEDKHYASFADKTKISIEKGKGVYVYDEDGKKYLDLTAGWGVTSIGHASPVITEALCDQSKKIIQNPNSGATYSIERSKLISLMQEVLPDNLSRVFFVNSGAEANDAAIKLARKVTGKLNIISMNKSFHGRTINTVSATGQNKHRDRFNPLIPNHIFVPYNDIPAIERVIGNDVAGVIVEPIQGEGGVNIPDPDYLKNLSNLCAEHKVLLIVDEVQTGFCRTGPMFMSNNVTIDILTMAKGIAGGFPFAGFAITEKIHDKIEKGDHGGTYSGNPLGCAVAYSVIKYILDNKMWENVEYVGKYAITKLRELKKEYPHIIKDVRGKGLLIAVELADEDIAASINSKCLNDGLLLNVIQGNIIRMFPALNISKEEMAEGLKIFKKSLR
- a CDS encoding potassium channel family protein; this encodes MPKNIKDILIEMKNMSELMVDLAYSALLFNSKDAAEEVIKLENKVNRLNYQIKKESLLAARTVEDAEKLTALLEVGEATETIADSAKDIADLVLKGIKPHPVFKMVMEESDEVITRIKILEGSELSDKSLGELLLATRTGMTVIAIRRNESWIYGPDKNTILSTDDSLIVKGNVTGGSLLLQLANGETKLEDLEYEEFTED
- a CDS encoding DUF368 domain-containing protein; this encodes MRKIEIYRDTILIFLRGLLMGTADVIPGVSGGTMALITGIYQRLVHAISQINANFIVAALKGDFAKSKEELLKWDFNLFIPLLAGIGLAVLTMSKVMTVMLTEYTALTFAFFFGLILASAGFVFKHVDELNFKNVIFLVIGLVFAVIFVGLNPIQTNHTLPIIFLSGMVAICAMILPGISGAFLLLLLNQYEYMLAALNQLKFAEIITFCLGALIGILSFSRLLDYLLEHHKSITMAFLVGLMIGTLRLPYERIITTMDSIVPVIVAGVFGFLLVVILERQFEKYHLQWEA
- a CDS encoding Lrp/AsnC family transcriptional regulator, which gives rise to MDDVDLAILRCLIKNSRITISQMSKEIDIPDATISNRLKKLEKNIIKRYTLIPDWQKIGLEITSIIIIQTESEKHELVKEELSRLKKVSEVYSVSGEYDILIKVWVKSIDDLNQLINSKIRSIDGVEDLTEMIVMERVKEDIPIL
- a CDS encoding divalent cation transporter yields the protein MVKLAVLISKRSLNIFQIPFIISGTITNFFKEVSRVLGETFTALFICAIGDLIAGILLSGMTHTLEMLPGLLVLIPGAIGMRGNIFGALGSRLGSNLHIGILSPELKKSPVLNQNIISAMVLTVIMSIFLAFTAKGFCILLGFQSISIMDFTVISVLGGIFSGAVLLPATLLISIKSYENGWDPDNVTTPLIAASGDLFTIPSILLAVQILLWVRNGYVETILFVIFLIMGIMGFIYGIKRGSQLKKIIMHSTPTLFLSSLFGTTAGTILNSSFSTILSNPSILALVPLFSGESGDLVSILGARLSSGLHIGSIESSLRPTGEVLRNFVIIVILAVIIYPLIGFLSYFGSLAIGVESVGLSKMVFISTAAGLMLTPLMLLIAFYLNTISYKKGLDPDNIVIPLSTSITDPVANTFLVLMVMFTLGLTL
- a CDS encoding ATPase, giving the protein MTEKQDVLKFLKKNGVETRFVSILGKKVYVNNLKLSRFSRKKEELFLANYPHYDVRRSKVFQRICTRASRVLKYALTPGDIILIPSPVNCVNKTMQIVLEPYSRKYGVEFMIIPELDFKDIKMCDDVKKEFNIDAVALPLTMDGEVENILDLMIQGEKLELLSSQSLYDGVKIIYPLKSVPMSWIESWVDIEGLKFVFKEEKKLPREMLEFLEGFIPDVREKMMRSAVYLMGIPK